The DNA segment TCAAACCAGTAGGATATTCTTTCTTCTTTAATTTCAACAATTTCCGGGTCACCAAGAGGGTCATAATGACCAAGTATTTCTTTAACATCTCCTCTGCCATCTTTTTTTCTATCAACTGCAACAATCCTGAAAAATGCCTTATTCTTTTTCCCTGTTCTTACAAGGCGTATTCTTATAGCCATAATTAACTCCTTTTATATTTTTCT comes from the bacterium genome and includes:
- the rpsP gene encoding 30S ribosomal protein S16; its protein translation is MAIRIRLVRTGKKNKAFFRIVAVDRKKDGRGDVKEILGHYDPLGDPEIVEIKEERISYWFEKGAIPTQTVKSLCKKKGIFIPPNVDK